The DNA segment CCGCGGCGATCACCCCGGTCGCGCTGGTCACGGCGTTCGGGGTGGCCAAGTTGCCCTCGTTCACCGGGTCCGGGGCCGGGGAGGACTGGGGCGAGGTCTTCGGCACGCTGCTCTACGTCGGTTTCGCCGGACTGGTCGCCGCCAACACCCTGGTGATGCTGTCCCTGGAGCGGCTGTACGAGTTCTCGCTGCTGCGCGCGGTCGGCGCGGAGCCGTTGCAGATCGTCAGGACGGTCGCGACCGAATGCGCGATCATCACGGTGGCCGGGGTCGGCGCGGGGGTGGCCGCGGGCTGCGCGGTGCTGCTGCCGCTCGGCGCCCGCACCGGAACCCCGCTGAGCGTGGTGCCGGGGTGGGCCTGGCTCGCGGTTGCGCTGGGTGGGGCGGTGCTCGTCGGTGTCTCCTCAGGTGCGCCACTCCTTCGGATGCTGAGAGTGCGACCGATGGACGGCCTGACGCGTCACAGCAATTGACGGCCCGTGAGGGGAGCGGTCGGTGATGATGGGAACCGCATCGAAGCGGCGTGCCACGCCGAGGGAGATTCCCATGGACCACCCACCCCACCGGCAACCCCCTGGCCACCCCCCGCCCGCCGAGCCCACCTCCGGCACTCCCGCCGAGGGGGATCACGGTCCCGGCACGGGGCGAGGCTTCGAAGCCGGAGGTGGGGCGGTGCCGGACCGCTGGGCGCAGCGGTGCCGGCGGCTGAGGCACTTGACGCGGGGCATGCTCCGCGCGGTTCTCGGTTCGCCGGGGGAGGCCGCGTACGGGTTGCTCGCACCGCTGCCCGGGTTCTTCTGCGGGTCTGCGTTGCTTCTGATACTCGCCTCGGGCCTGTTCGCGTCGGTCGTCCTGGTCGGCCCGGTGTTGCTGGTCGGCGTGCCGCTCGCGGCGCGCGGCACCGGTGCCATGCACCGCGCGCTGCTCGGCGGGCTGCTGGGCGAGAGGATCCAGCCGCCGCCCCACCGGCCCCGGTCGCCCCAAGGGCTGCTCGAACGCGCCCGCGCCGCGCTGACCGATGCCGACGGCTGGCGCTCCGCCGCCTTCACGATCGCCTTCATGCCGGTCGGGGCGCTACTGGTGCTGGTATTCACGATGGTTCGCCTGTACGGACTGCTCGCGCTGAGCTATCCGATCTGGTGGCGGCTGGTCACGTCGGACGGTGGACACCGCGGTCTGGGACTCGGCATCGGAGGCGTCCACCTCGACAACTGGGTGGCCGCACTGCTGACCTGCCCGGCTGGTCTCCTGCCGATGGCGCTCTCCACCTGGTGCACCCGAGGACTGCTCAACCTGGCCGTCCGGCCGATGGCCCGCGCACTGCTCGGGCCCGGCCGGCTCGACGCCCGCGTCCACGTTCTGGAGGACACCCGCGCGCTCGCCGTGCAGGACTCCGCCGCCACCCTCCGGCGGATCGAGCGCGACCTGCACGACGGCGCCCAGGCGCGGATGATCGCGGTGGCGATGACGCTCGCCCGGGCACGCGAGCGGCTGGCCCGGCTCCCCGGTGCGGAGCCCGAACTCGTCTCCGGGCGCGAGCTGGTGGACACGGCGCTGGCCGAGTCCAGGACCGCGATCGGCGAACTGCGAGAGCTCATCCGCGGTATCCATCCGCCGGCCCTCGACGACGGTCTTGACGTGGCACTGGAGACCCTGGCCGCCCGGGCCGGGATCCCGGCCCGGACGGAGACGGATCTGCCGGTACGGCCGCCGGAGGCCATCGAGTCGATCGCCTACTTCTGCGCGGCCGAGCTGCTCGCCAATGCCACGCGGCACTCCGGAGCCACAGCCGTCCGGATCGGGGCGCACATCGATGCCGCGCACGCCGGAGGCGTACTCCGGCTGACCGTCCGGGACGACGGACACGGCGGCGCGCACCTGCGCCGGCAGGGTGCGGCACGGGGCGCCGGCGGAACCGGGCTCCACGGCCTCGCAGAGCGGGTCAGTACGGTGGACGGACGCCTGTCGATCGTCAGCCCCGACGGTGGCCCCACCGCCATCACCGTCGAACTGCCGTTTCGCCGCCGGGAGTTGGACGCGGAGTCGGACGCCATGACGGAGGCCCGGTGAGTCTCGCAGCCAGGGGGGACTCCGTGCCTCACACCGCACGGCTGCGGATCGTCGTCGCCGAGGACGCGGCCGTCGTCCGCGAGGGGCTTGTGCAGCTCCTGCGCGACCGCGGTCTGGACGTGGTCGCCGCGGTCGGCGACGCCGAGGCGCTGGTCGCCGCCGTCGAGGAGCAGCGCCCGGATGCCGTGGTCGCCGACATCCGGATGCCGCCGACCCACCGCGACGACGGCCTGCGCGCCGCGCTGAAACTCCGCGAGCGCCATCCGGACCTCGGCGTACTGCTCTTCTCGCAGTACGTCGAGACCCGGTATGCCGACCGCCTCGCGGCGGGCGGCCTCGCCGGACTCGGGTATCTGCTCAAGGAACGCGTCGTGGACATCGAGGAGTTCGTCGACGCGCTGCGCCGGGTGGCAGACGGCGGCACGGCGCTCGATCCGGAGGTGGTCGCCCAGCTCCTGGCCGCACGCCGTTCGGCCGAGGCGCTTTCGGCGCTGACCAGACGGGAACACGAGGTGCTGTCCGCCATGGCCGAGGGCCGCACCAACGCGGCCATCGCGGACGCGCTCGGCGTCTCCCGCCGGGCGGTGGAGAAGCACACCGCGGCGATATTCGACAAGCTGGGCCTGCCCCGAACCGAATCCCGGCACCGTCGCGTCCTCGCGGTCCTGCACTACCTCGACCGGCTCGACTGAGCGCCGTCATACCAGCCGCCTCGTACGGCCCCGGGCGGTCGAAGCAGTCGAGCGGCCTCCCTGCCCCCCACTGGGAGAGGCGGACGATCACCGGGAGACCTTCTCGCCGCCGCGGGCGCCGGTACGCCGTCCGGCCCGCCCCCCGGGGAACGGCCCGGAGTTCGGAAGAACCGGACCCCCCTTTCGGGGGAGCCCGCCATTGTGGCTCTGAGCTGCGAATTCGTAGCGTCGACGGCATGAACAACGTGCTTGGGCCCGAGTGGGCATTGGAGGACTCATGGCCGTGCTCGATATCGCATACATAGGCCGTCTGTACGTGAAGTACCAGATCGACCTGGGCAAGGTCCGCGACGCCCAGCGCAGTTACCTCGCGGAACGTGGAAAGGCGATGAAGCCTCAGCTCGACGACTACGAGGCCGAGATCACGTACCTTCTGCTGCGGGAGCAGCGCCCCGAAGCGGTCGTGGAGATCGGGACGTTCCACGGCTGGTCCACCCGCTGGATCCTGAGTGCCCTGCGTGACAACGGCACCGGGCACCTCTCCTCCTTCGACATCGTCGACAACGCCGTGAAGAACGTGTCCGCGGACCTGTCCGACGGGCGCTGGGCCTTCACCAAGGGGGACGTCCGGGAGAACCTGGCCAAGGTGCCGGACAACACCGCCTACCTCTTCATCGACGCCGACCACGGTGCCCGGTTCGCCCGCTGGTACATCGGCAACCTCTTCCCGGTCGTCCCGCCGAAGACACCCGTCAGCGTGCACGACGTGTTCCATGGACGCCGGCCGAAGCCGCTGAGCGAGGGGTCCGTCGTCATCAAGTGGCTTGGGGAGCGCGGCATCGAATTCTTCACGCCGTCGACCGCGAGGGCTCCAGAGGCCACCGAGTATCTGGCAGAGGTGAAGGAGGAACTGGGTCTCGACATCCCGGTACGCACCAGCAGCCACAACCCGATGATCTTCTTCGAACTGCCGTAGCCGGTTCCTGGTGACCCCGCAGCGCTCACGTACCCGTCGACTGCCCAGCGATTCGGCGCGGGACTCGGCTGTCTGCTCAAGGAAGGTGTGATGGACATCGACGAAGCACGGCCGCCCACGGCATGGGCCTTGACGTCCTACTGCCCATGCGCACCGGAAGACTCCGCGACCCGGTGGTGGCCCTCGACCGCCACCGTGTCGCCCGGGGCGATCTCCGTGAAGCCCGCGTCGCGCACCACGGGCCCGCCGCCGGACGTGACGGTGCGCCAGCGGGCGGGGTCGGCCGTGCGGACGGAGAGCGGGAAGCCCGCCTCGCGCCAAGCGGTGCGCTCCGGTTCCGACAGGTCCCACCAGGCGAGTTGGGCGCCGTGTCCTGCCTGGGCCATGGCCTTGCCCGCCGTCATGTCGACATGTGGACTTATCCAGAGGACGGGGGCCGTGGGGTCAGGTTCAGCGGGCGGTTCCGGGTCGTCGAGCTGGGTGCCCGAGACCTGGAGCCGGGCCAGGTCCTTCGGCCAGCCGTCCAGCGGAACCGGCGGGAAGACCCGCACCTCGGCGGTCCGGCCGGTGACCGTGATGCCGTCCAGCGCCTCGGCACGACGCCACTCGGCGCCGCGCGCCCGGCGCACCACCTTCCGGATCCGTGCGTCCTGCCAGTCGCGCACGGCCTCTGCCCACGGTCCCGTGCCGAGGGACCGCGGATCGCTGAGCATCACCAGCACCGCACGGGCAGCGGTCTCCAGCGCGTCCGTGCGGGCCGGGGGAGCGGCGCGCTCGATCCGCACGACCATCGGCAGCACGAACTGCCGCGCCTCGTCACGCACCGAGCCGGCGTCCTGGAACGGGCTGTCCTGGCCGGCGTCCTGGAACGGGCCGTCCTGGCCGTCGCCCTGGTCCCGGGCGCCGGTCGCCTCCTGGCGCGGTGCGCTGTCCTCGGCGGCGGTGTTCTGACTGGTCACGCGTCCAGTCTGCCAGGCGGCCCCGCGGCACCTGCGGCGCCCGCCCGGCCGGCCCCCGCCCGGCCGGCCCCCGCCCGGCCGGCCCCCGCCCGGCCGGCCCCCGCCCGGCCGGCCGGCGACCGGCCGTCGCGGCCACCCCGCCGCCCTGACAACCCCCACCGGGCGCCGCCGCCCTGGACGGCCGGAACGAGTCCGTACGCCCGGCGCTGCTTGGCTCCGTCCGTCCGGGCCGCCAGGATGGGGCCCATGACGCGTCTTCACGCCCCGGGTCGCCGCGCCCTCGACGGTACGGACGCCCGTGTCCGTCTCGATCCGGTGAGCAGTGACCACCAGGTACGGGTCCCCAAAGTTCCCGCCGCCGGTGCCGGGCTGCTCGCGATGCTGGCCTGCGCCCTGCTCGGCGCCGCGGCCGGGGCCGTCACCAGCAGGCCGCTGCTGCACACCCCCGGGCGATCCGTGCCGGCGCTGATGCTGGCCGTGATCCTGGCACTGGTCCTGGCGGGCTCCCCGGCCCGCGAAGCCCTCATGGACATGGTCACCGGCTCCCAGGACGGCACCGTGCGCACACCCTTGCTGCCCTTCGCCGCGGGCGCCGCCATAGCGCTGGTGGCCACGGTCCTGGCCTGCGCGCTCGCGCCCCGCCGAGACTGAAGCCGGGTCCGCCGCGACTGAAGCCGGTGCGCGGCGGCGCGGACGGCCCACCGCGGGGCCGCGTCGGGCGCCGCGCCCGGACCGTCACCCCGAACAGGCGGTCCGCTGCGCCTCCTGCCACTCGCACACCGGGCAGAGCGTGATGCCCCGGTGGCTCTCGGGGTATTCGGTGGCGGCCCTGCACAACACGCACTCGGCGAACGGCGGCCCGGCCGCCTCAGCCCCCTTGGCCGCCTCAGCCGCCCCGATCACCGAGGCCGCCGCGGTCCCGTCGGCCGCACCGGCCCCGCACTCGTCCACCATGCGCTGCTCCCGTTCCGTTCCCGACCGCGACAGTGACCCGACCCGCCCGAGCCCCGCCCTCGCGCGCCCGCGTGCCCACGCGCCCGTGCGTGCCGCGCGCGCCCGCGTCGGCACTCACCGCGGGTCGGCCCCATTCTCCGACACGGGCACAACGGTGTACGTGTGAGGTGCGGCCAGGCCATGTGCGTCGGCGGCGTG comes from the Streptomyces sp. TS71-3 genome and includes:
- a CDS encoding sensor domain-containing protein gives rise to the protein MLRAVLGSPGEAAYGLLAPLPGFFCGSALLLILASGLFASVVLVGPVLLVGVPLAARGTGAMHRALLGGLLGERIQPPPHRPRSPQGLLERARAALTDADGWRSAAFTIAFMPVGALLVLVFTMVRLYGLLALSYPIWWRLVTSDGGHRGLGLGIGGVHLDNWVAALLTCPAGLLPMALSTWCTRGLLNLAVRPMARALLGPGRLDARVHVLEDTRALAVQDSAATLRRIERDLHDGAQARMIAVAMTLARARERLARLPGAEPELVSGRELVDTALAESRTAIGELRELIRGIHPPALDDGLDVALETLAARAGIPARTETDLPVRPPEAIESIAYFCAAELLANATRHSGATAVRIGAHIDAAHAGGVLRLTVRDDGHGGAHLRRQGAARGAGGTGLHGLAERVSTVDGRLSIVSPDGGPTAITVELPFRRRELDAESDAMTEAR
- a CDS encoding response regulator transcription factor, producing the protein MRIVVAEDAAVVREGLVQLLRDRGLDVVAAVGDAEALVAAVEEQRPDAVVADIRMPPTHRDDGLRAALKLRERHPDLGVLLFSQYVETRYADRLAAGGLAGLGYLLKERVVDIEEFVDALRRVADGGTALDPEVVAQLLAARRSAEALSALTRREHEVLSAMAEGRTNAAIADALGVSRRAVEKHTAAIFDKLGLPRTESRHRRVLAVLHYLDRLD
- a CDS encoding class I SAM-dependent methyltransferase, whose amino-acid sequence is MAVLDIAYIGRLYVKYQIDLGKVRDAQRSYLAERGKAMKPQLDDYEAEITYLLLREQRPEAVVEIGTFHGWSTRWILSALRDNGTGHLSSFDIVDNAVKNVSADLSDGRWAFTKGDVRENLAKVPDNTAYLFIDADHGARFARWYIGNLFPVVPPKTPVSVHDVFHGRRPKPLSEGSVVIKWLGERGIEFFTPSTARAPEATEYLAEVKEELGLDIPVRTSSHNPMIFFELP
- a CDS encoding peptidyl-tRNA hydrolase gives rise to the protein MRDEARQFVLPMVVRIERAAPPARTDALETAARAVLVMLSDPRSLGTGPWAEAVRDWQDARIRKVVRRARGAEWRRAEALDGITVTGRTAEVRVFPPVPLDGWPKDLARLQVSGTQLDDPEPPAEPDPTAPVLWISPHVDMTAGKAMAQAGHGAQLAWWDLSEPERTAWREAGFPLSVRTADPARWRTVTSGGGPVVRDAGFTEIAPGDTVAVEGHHRVAESSGAHGQ